The following coding sequences lie in one Brettanomyces bruxellensis chromosome 6, complete sequence genomic window:
- a CDS encoding uncharacterized protein (SECRETED:SignalP(1-22)~MEROPS:MER0000413~BUSCO:EOG092623WR): MLLSALSSLISLLSLFSGSVFASPIPDVTTENSRKEDAYIVTDLPGIDDIPESLIPVMHAGQLALDSENDTGLFFWRFGKNSENSTINNSTTKDLVIWFNGGPGCSSLDGAMMEIGPFRTKKDDASELTYNNGTWLKYADLLFIDQPAGTGFAYTDVNYDTELTEASEHIVEFFKSYFSKFPSDRFRNIWIAGESYAGQYIPYFADAILREKKKNSKFQINLAGLLIGNGWVEPDIQSLSYVPFAMNNNLINKTNPMLPKLLAQHEKCQNAINDPDNKEFEKSQCDKVLDVFSKATRIINDDTGSRGTCYNYYDYRKQDVYPACGSNWPEILPSTDSYLNRKDVQKSLNIIHEKKWAECDEHTSMLFSPRKSVKSFELIPQLLADIPIMLFNGDKDIICNHLGTEMMIQEMIIGNEQKGFSNNSHYINWIQDGIHVGNVRSEMNLTYVRVFNSSHMVPYDLPEVSRGLLDIMLGLDELQSAEDRFTTTSANTYVNSGKEQYSAPAHGSSKTSWIGVKVTLIGVTLIAALFLCLYLRHRNIKKSSFLESRASRKRKRVHWEDGNDISDDDDIYDDDSEHDLSSGAKYDDQVTSDLNSNLPYNKQPTSNILNTVLSKLGYNRGNIQYERVAGHENSKDIEMGDISDDQLVADSEDDAIGNRQAL, translated from the coding sequence ATGCTTCTTTCCGCACTCTCTTCGCTGATTAGCcttctttcattattttctgGCTCTGTCTTTGCCTCACCGATACCCGACGTTACAACTGAAAATTCGAGGAAAGAAGATGCATACATTGTGACAGACTTACCAGGAATTGATGATATACCAGAATCTCTCATACCTGTGATGCATGCTGGGCAACTGGCATTGGATTCTGAGAACGATACAGGCTTATTTTTCTGGAGATTCGGGAAGAATAGTGAAAATAGCACGATAAATAATTCTACAACCAAAGATCTTGTTATTTGGTTTAACGGTGGTCCTGGATGCTCATCACTTGATGGTGCAATGATGGAAATTGGACCATTTCGTACTAAAAAGGATGATGCTTCTGAACTTACTTATAATAATGGCACCTGGCTTAAATATGCAGATTTATTATTCATAGATCAACCTGCTGGAACGGGATTTGCATACACAGATGTTAATTACGATACTGAATTAACAGAAGCATCGGAACATATTGTTGAATTCTTTAAAAGCTACTTTTCGAAGTTTCCATCTGATAGATTTCGCAACATCTGGATTGCTGGAGAATCGTACGCTGGTCAATATATTCCCTACTTCGCCGACGCAATTCTaagggagaaaaagaaaaattcaaaatttcaaataaatttggcTGGACTTCTCATCGGAAACGGATGGGTAGAACCCGATATCCAATCGTTATCATACGTTCCATTTGCTATGAATAACAACCTTATCAATAAAACAAATCCTATGCTTCCTAAACTTCTAGCACAACACGAAAAGTGCCAGAACGCGATTAATGATCCAGATAACAaggaatttgaaaaatcGCAGTGTGACAAAGTGTTGGATGTGTTTTCTAAAGCAACAAGAATTATAAATGACGATACTGGAAGTCGGGGGACATGCTACAATTACTATGATTACAGGAAGCAAGATGTATATCCTGCTTGTGGAAGTAACTGGCCCGAAATATTACCCTCCACAGATTCTTATCTTAATAGGAAAGATGTCCAAAAGTCGTTGAATATCATTCACGAGAAGAAATGGGCTGAATGTGATGAGCACACATCTATGCTGTTTTCTCCGAGAAAGTCGGTTAAATCATTTGAGTTAATACCTCAACTTTTAGCTGATATTCCGATTATGCTATTTAATGGAGATAAGGATATTATTTGTAATCATTTGGGAACAGAGATGATGATCCAAGAAATGATAATAGGAAATGAACAAAAGGGCTTTTCAAACAATTCCCATTATATAAATTGGATCCAGGATGGAATTCATGTTGGAAACGTGAGAAGTGAAATGAATTTGACTTATGTCCGGGTTTTCAACTCTTCTCATATGGTTCCATATGATTTACCCGAAGTTTCAAGAGGTCTATTAGACATAATGCTTGGCTTAGATGAACTACAGAGCGCTGAGGATAGATTTACAACCACGTCAGCAAATACTTATGTGAATTCAGGTAAAGAACAGTATTCAGCTCCAGCCCACGGGTcatcaaaaacttcatgGATAGGCGTGAAGGTAACATTAATAGGGGTTACATTGATTGCAGCTCTTTTCTTGTGTTTGTACTTAAGACACAGAAACATAAAGAAATCTTCATTCCTGGAGTCAAGGGcaagcagaaaaaggaaaagagttCATTGGGAAGACGGAAATGATAtttcagatgatgatgacatcTATGATGACGATTCAGAACATGACCTTTCTTCGGGCGCAAAGTATGATGATCAAGTAACTTCTGACTTGAATAGCAATTTGCCTTACAACAAACAACCAACAAGCAACATTCTAAACACTGTACTATCAAAATTAGGCTACAACCGTGGAAACATACAATATGAAAGGGTCGCAGGACACGAAAATTCTAAAGATATTGAGATGGGTGATATCTCAGACGACCAGCTTGTAGCAGATAGTGAAGATGACGCCATTGGTAATCGCCAAGCATTGTGA
- the APS3 gene encoding Sigma-adaptin 3A (BUSCO:EOG09265FGA) has protein sequence MIHAVLICKCYKDKVILLLIEITNHRFFIIISIVNQSGVPRLIRFYTPVDVQTQQLLLQQVYKLVIKRTDDQCSFLTPPTLLEDYDEIKVIYRRYATLYFVFIVDQQESELGILDLIQVFVQVLNRCFKNVCELDLVFHWQVLEAALEEIIQGGMVIDTNINKIVAAIDEANMQEESSSSSSFLKRVGSSSSPNASSAAAFFNRWGSY, from the coding sequence ATGATTCATGCCGTATTAATATGTAAGTGCTATAAAGATAAAGTGATTTTACTATTAATCGAAATTACTAACCATagattcttcattattataagCATAGTTAATCAAAGTGGTGTGCCCAGATTGATACGATTTTACACACCTGTGGATGTTCAAACCCAGCAATTATTATTGCAACAGGTATATAAGCTTGTCATTAAGCGGACTGACGATCaatgctcttttttgaCTCCTCCTACTTTACTTGAGGACTATGATGAGATTAAAGTGATATACAGAAGATATGCAAcactttattttgttttcataGTGGATCAACAGGAATCTGAATTGGGAATTTTGGATTTGATACAAGTTTTCGTTCAAGTTTTAAACCGCTGCTTTAAAAATGTTTGTGAATTGGACTTGGTATTCCATTGGCAGGTGCTAGAAGCTGcacttgaagaaataattcaagGTGGTATGGTCATTGATACGaacatcaacaaaataGTTGCTGCAATTGACGAAGCTAATATGCAAGAAGagtcttcatcttcttcttctttcttgaaaagaGTAGGATCAAGTTCGTCACCTAATGCATCATCCGCTGcagctttttttaatcGGTGGGGCTCTTATTAA